One Pirellulales bacterium DNA window includes the following coding sequences:
- a CDS encoding slipin family protein has product MKVEVVDARRVRFEHPDLKVIVQSPLVERVLELATMQAHHVGVLFIDGEYAETLPPGRYAFWKNMAQVTFVQQDMRACVFDVAGQDIMTADKVTLRMNAVVTYGVIDPRQTVSVAEDVRQALYRDAQLALRAVVGARELDTFLTDKEGVARELSDSIRPRAKSLGLELVAIGIRDVILPGEMKDLMNKVTEAKKAIRPLVAGATGQPHRAPRGDGLHAQPGQHRQAAGG; this is encoded by the coding sequence GTGAAGGTCGAGGTGGTCGATGCGCGGCGTGTGCGTTTCGAGCACCCGGACCTGAAGGTCATCGTGCAGTCGCCGCTGGTCGAGCGCGTGCTCGAATTGGCGACGATGCAGGCACACCACGTGGGCGTCCTGTTCATCGACGGCGAGTACGCCGAGACGCTGCCGCCGGGCCGCTACGCTTTCTGGAAGAACATGGCCCAGGTCACGTTCGTCCAGCAGGACATGCGCGCTTGCGTGTTCGACGTGGCCGGCCAGGACATCATGACGGCCGACAAGGTCACGCTGCGCATGAATGCCGTGGTCACGTACGGCGTCATTGATCCGCGGCAGACGGTGAGCGTCGCTGAGGACGTGCGTCAGGCACTGTATCGCGATGCGCAGCTTGCGCTGCGCGCCGTGGTGGGTGCCCGCGAGCTCGATACGTTCTTGACGGATAAGGAAGGTGTGGCTCGCGAGCTATCGGATTCGATCCGCCCGCGCGCCAAGTCGCTAGGCCTGGAGCTTGTGGCCATCGGTATCCGTGACGTCATCCTGCCGGGCGAGATGAAGGACCTGATGAACAAGGTCACGGAGGCCAAGAAGGCCATTCGACCTCTGGTCGCAGGAGCGACTGGCCAACCTCATCGCGCGCCGCGAGGAGACGGCCTCCATGCGCAGCCAGGCCAACACCGCCAAGCCGCTGGCGGATAA